Proteins from a genomic interval of Candidatus Flexicrinis proximus:
- a CDS encoding SDR family oxidoreductase, whose translation MDFAGKRALVTGASRGIGKRVAEMLAEQGAHVAVHYNSGRSAAEATFVSLAGGGHALVQADIGDPQQVRRMVEEASAALGGIDILVNNAGIYNEHPVLSVSFEQWQADWNAILNTNLVGAANAIYWAVRHMPETGGAVVNVSSRGAFRGESAGPAYGASKAGMNSMGQSLAVALAPRNIHVITIAPGWVETDMAAEHLNGPSGDAIRNQSPFGRVASVDDVAYAVLVAAADQARFMSGTVIDVNGASYLRT comes from the coding sequence ATGGACTTTGCAGGGAAACGTGCACTCGTCACGGGGGCATCACGCGGGATCGGCAAGCGCGTTGCTGAAATGCTGGCGGAGCAAGGCGCGCATGTCGCTGTCCATTACAACAGCGGACGATCCGCTGCCGAGGCGACTTTCGTCTCCCTCGCGGGCGGCGGTCACGCACTTGTACAGGCGGACATCGGCGACCCGCAACAGGTGCGGCGGATGGTCGAGGAGGCCAGCGCAGCGCTGGGCGGAATCGACATCCTGGTCAACAACGCTGGAATCTATAACGAGCATCCCGTCCTGTCGGTCAGTTTCGAGCAGTGGCAGGCGGACTGGAACGCCATCCTCAACACCAACCTGGTTGGCGCCGCCAACGCGATTTACTGGGCCGTACGCCACATGCCAGAGACCGGCGGGGCCGTGGTCAACGTGAGCTCGCGCGGCGCGTTTCGCGGCGAATCGGCTGGGCCGGCCTATGGCGCATCGAAAGCCGGAATGAACAGCATGGGGCAGTCGCTCGCGGTGGCGCTCGCGCCGCGCAACATCCATGTCATTACCATCGCGCCGGGCTGGGTCGAGACCGATATGGCCGCCGAGCATTTGAATGGGCCATCCGGTGACGCCATCCGCAACCAATCGCCGTTCGGGCGGGTGGCCAGCGTAGATGACGTCGCCTACGCGGTGCTGGTCGCCGCCGCCGATCAGGCCAGGTTCATGTCCGGTACCGTCATCGACGTCAACGGCGCATCGTACCTCAGAACGTAG
- a CDS encoding OsmC family peroxiredoxin has translation MATRQATAVWEGTLKEGNGTVSYGKYAQPFNFVSRFEGSDNTNPEELLGAAHAGCFTMALNAAMFRAGFNPVKVTTVAKVQLSKGEAGFSISQIDLECEASVPDIDPAKFQEMAEATKDTCIVSRALSAVPMTLVAKLV, from the coding sequence ATGGCTACTCGTCAGGCAACCGCTGTTTGGGAAGGCACGCTCAAGGAAGGCAACGGCACCGTCAGTTACGGCAAATACGCACAGCCGTTCAATTTCGTTTCGCGCTTCGAAGGCAGCGATAACACGAACCCCGAGGAACTGCTCGGCGCGGCGCACGCCGGCTGTTTCACCATGGCCCTCAACGCCGCGATGTTCCGGGCGGGCTTCAATCCCGTCAAGGTGACCACCGTCGCCAAGGTCCAGTTGAGCAAGGGCGAGGCCGGTTTCTCGATCTCGCAGATCGACCTGGAGTGTGAGGCCAGCGTGCCTGACATCGATCCCGCCAAGTTCCAGGAAATGGCCGAAGCCACCAAGGATACCTGCATCGTTTCACGCGCGCTGTCGGCCGTGCCGATGACGCTCGTCGCCAAGCTGGTCTAG
- a CDS encoding prephenate dehydrogenase, which translates to MAEVQVVILGLGRIGTSIGLALKKYNGRTGAKHQFRITGYSTRSDEVKVAQKSGAVDTISAQPNDAARGKDVVVMAMPYAEVEAAYQYVASDLRPGAVVLDFSPLKQNPLKWAQKHLSRDAHMVGLTPLVNPTLLFEGVNTVEHASADLFDNGVMLVMPSVTCIPEAIELATDFGGILGARTQFIDPAEHDSLIAATEVMPALLGLGYYVALSRATGWNDVARTSNPNFGMLTHALFDTHPDDLVAQLRDSKTDSVRVLDTVLAALRELRMALAADDRDTLETVSAEASENYEQWYNKRYHWKFDSDKLPTPEAPGIMTSLFGSFLGNRLNRGGKSDNDKK; encoded by the coding sequence ATGGCAGAAGTCCAAGTCGTTATCCTCGGCCTCGGCAGAATCGGCACCTCGATCGGGCTGGCGCTCAAGAAATACAATGGCCGCACCGGCGCTAAACACCAGTTCCGGATTACAGGCTACAGCACGCGCTCGGACGAGGTGAAGGTTGCGCAGAAAAGCGGCGCGGTCGATACGATCAGCGCCCAGCCGAATGACGCTGCGCGCGGAAAAGACGTCGTGGTCATGGCGATGCCGTATGCCGAAGTCGAGGCAGCCTATCAATACGTCGCCTCCGACCTTCGCCCCGGCGCCGTGGTTTTGGACTTCTCGCCATTGAAGCAAAACCCGCTCAAATGGGCGCAAAAGCATCTCAGCCGCGACGCCCATATGGTCGGCCTAACCCCGCTGGTTAACCCGACCCTGCTCTTCGAAGGGGTAAATACGGTCGAGCACGCCAGTGCCGACCTTTTCGACAACGGGGTGATGCTTGTCATGCCCAGCGTGACCTGCATTCCCGAAGCCATCGAGCTTGCCACTGATTTCGGTGGAATCCTCGGCGCGCGCACCCAGTTCATCGATCCGGCGGAACACGACAGCCTGATCGCCGCGACCGAGGTCATGCCTGCCCTGCTCGGCCTCGGCTACTACGTTGCGCTCAGCCGGGCAACAGGCTGGAACGACGTCGCGCGCACCAGTAACCCGAACTTTGGGATGCTTACGCACGCACTGTTCGATACGCATCCCGACGACCTTGTCGCCCAACTGCGCGACTCGAAGACCGACAGCGTGCGTGTGCTCGACACCGTTTTGGCAGCCCTGCGCGAGCTTCGCATGGCGCTCGCCGCCGATGACCGCGACACCCTCGAAACCGTGTCTGCGGAGGCGTCCGAGAATTATGAACAGTGGTACAACAAGCGCTACCACTGGAAGTTCGACAGCGACAAGCTGCCCACACCGGAAGCCCCCGGCATTATGACCTCGTTGTTCGGGAGTTTTCTCGGCAACCGGCTGAACCGCGGCGGCAAGTCCGACAACGACAAAAAGTAG
- a CDS encoding glycosyltransferase family 2 protein: MVGLDYEKSLKLTVIIPCYNEVKTVEKVLERVLHVELADEIIIVDDGSTDGTRDVLRGIEAKANPIVRVVYHDHNQGKGAAVVTGFREATGEVLLIQDADFEYDPRDYPILLRPIEEGVSPVVYGSRFLGGPRKAMNFWNMVANKLLTLATNVLYNAILSDMETCYKVFRADVVKTMTIRARGFEFEPEVTAKVLKKRIRIYEVPISYNGREWDEGKKIKWTDAPKALWTLVKYRFVN; the protein is encoded by the coding sequence ATGGTCGGGCTGGATTACGAAAAATCTCTCAAACTGACCGTAATCATCCCGTGTTACAACGAAGTCAAGACCGTCGAAAAGGTGCTAGAACGCGTCCTGCATGTCGAACTGGCGGACGAGATCATCATCGTCGATGACGGCTCCACGGACGGCACGCGCGACGTGCTGCGGGGTATCGAGGCGAAAGCCAATCCGATCGTGCGCGTGGTGTACCATGACCACAATCAAGGCAAGGGCGCGGCGGTCGTGACCGGTTTCCGCGAGGCGACCGGTGAGGTGCTCCTGATCCAGGATGCCGACTTCGAATACGACCCGCGCGACTATCCGATCCTGCTGAGGCCGATCGAAGAGGGGGTGTCGCCAGTTGTCTATGGCTCTCGCTTCCTGGGCGGGCCGCGCAAGGCGATGAATTTCTGGAACATGGTTGCCAACAAGCTGCTGACGCTGGCGACCAATGTCCTATACAATGCGATCCTGAGCGACATGGAAACCTGTTACAAGGTCTTCCGCGCGGACGTCGTGAAAACGATGACGATCCGGGCGCGGGGCTTCGAATTCGAGCCTGAAGTCACTGCCAAGGTGCTCAAGAAGCGCATCCGCATCTACGAAGTGCCGATCAGCTACAACGGGCGCGAGTGGGACGAAGGCAAGAAGATCAAGTGGACTGACGCGCCGAAAGCGCTGTGGACCCTCGTCAAGTACCGCTTCGTCAACTAA
- the maf gene encoding septum formation protein Maf: MRLILASSSPRRRALIASLGQPFEIVKPDIDETIRRGESPLDYVSRLSREKAAAALRQIDGPALVLAADTIVLAADTIGVEQDGRLLGKPANAVEARSMLLRLRDQPHEVHTAFALQREGDDVPVWSERVCTVVTMRPYTDEEITAYIATGDPFDKAGGYAIQHAGFRPVAQIDGCYNNVVGLPLCRVKAALASIGWDSVVAPDGCDCEPFEF; this comes from the coding sequence ATGCGGCTGATTTTGGCGTCGAGTTCGCCCCGGCGGCGCGCGTTGATCGCGTCGCTGGGGCAACCCTTCGAGATCGTCAAACCCGATATTGACGAAACCATCCGGCGGGGAGAGTCCCCGCTGGATTATGTTTCGCGCCTGAGCCGCGAGAAGGCCGCCGCAGCGCTCCGGCAGATTGACGGCCCTGCGCTTGTGCTGGCAGCCGACACGATCGTGCTGGCCGCCGATACGATTGGTGTCGAACAGGATGGCCGACTGCTCGGTAAGCCGGCTAACGCGGTTGAGGCGCGGTCGATGCTGCTGCGGCTGCGCGACCAGCCACATGAGGTGCATACGGCCTTTGCCTTGCAGCGGGAAGGAGACGACGTGCCGGTCTGGTCGGAACGCGTGTGTACTGTCGTGACCATGCGGCCCTATACGGACGAGGAGATCACCGCCTATATCGCGACAGGCGACCCGTTCGACAAGGCAGGTGGCTATGCCATTCAGCACGCAGGATTTCGGCCTGTCGCCCAGATCGACGGCTGCTATAACAACGTCGTCGGGCTGCCGCTGTGCCGCGTCAAGGCTGCGCTGGCCTCGATCGGGTGGGATAGCGTCGTCGCGCCGGACGGCTGCGACTGCGAACCGTTTGAGTTCTGA
- a CDS encoding SH3 domain-containing protein, with translation MTYRRWGVLSLVLTLILTGFAVGGQPDTLAQQTADNSNPNVTITFPPPVYLLRGEVEVRGTVNLPNLANYFLEFRPLDPGTLQPFNENDPWLPASLPDTGTLLDEVLATWDTLTVEDGLYQLRLTANVSRQGPTHFVVQPLRVENIVPPFLATQIAAQPTLTPTAGSIVVIGQPTPTSGGIVIIRPTLAASPTSISNDPLVTANLDANVRTGDSTAYPVVGSLPSGFTAIVLGLSDTGSGWYYIELNNGRRGFISPTVVSVSGNLANLPRISPPPPPATATPTPLPSTGDAVANGVGLVPAEPRCNEALEVQVNISNVGTVAFATGGVLRVQAQHVGSGSITATGFGNFPVLVPGQNYVVVVPLIINQFGGEDYRILATADVNNNIIESNEGNNNFQSVQFRLRKAACP, from the coding sequence ATGACCTACCGCCGATGGGGCGTTTTGTCGCTCGTGTTGACACTGATATTGACTGGTTTCGCGGTTGGAGGGCAGCCGGATACGCTGGCCCAGCAGACTGCGGATAACTCGAATCCGAATGTGACGATTACCTTCCCGCCGCCAGTATATCTGCTGCGCGGCGAGGTCGAAGTGCGCGGGACGGTAAATCTGCCGAACCTCGCCAACTACTTCCTCGAATTCCGTCCGCTGGACCCCGGCACGCTGCAGCCGTTCAACGAGAACGATCCGTGGCTCCCGGCAAGCCTGCCGGATACCGGCACGCTGCTGGATGAAGTGCTGGCAACCTGGGATACGCTGACGGTCGAGGACGGTCTGTATCAGCTGCGCCTGACGGCCAACGTCAGCCGGCAGGGGCCGACGCACTTTGTGGTCCAGCCGCTGCGCGTGGAGAACATCGTGCCGCCCTTCCTGGCGACGCAGATCGCCGCGCAGCCGACATTGACCCCCACTGCCGGAAGTATTGTGGTGATCGGACAACCGACGCCTACCAGCGGCGGTATCGTGATTATCCGGCCGACGCTGGCAGCATCGCCCACTTCGATCAGCAACGATCCGCTGGTGACTGCCAACCTCGACGCCAACGTCCGTACCGGCGACAGCACGGCCTATCCGGTTGTCGGGTCGCTGCCGAGCGGTTTCACGGCGATCGTCCTGGGGCTGAGCGATACAGGTTCCGGATGGTACTACATCGAGCTGAACAACGGCCGGCGCGGCTTCATTTCACCGACGGTCGTCTCGGTCAGCGGAAACCTGGCGAACCTGCCGCGAATTTCTCCGCCACCGCCGCCCGCAACCGCGACTCCGACCCCGCTGCCATCGACTGGCGATGCCGTGGCGAACGGTGTGGGTCTGGTCCCTGCCGAGCCGCGCTGCAATGAAGCGCTCGAAGTTCAGGTCAATATCAGCAACGTTGGCACGGTTGCCTTTGCGACCGGCGGCGTCCTGCGGGTGCAGGCCCAGCATGTCGGCTCCGGCAGCATCACAGCAACGGGCTTTGGCAACTTCCCCGTGCTGGTGCCGGGTCAGAATTACGTGGTGGTTGTCCCGCTGATCATCAACCAGTTTGGCGGCGAAGACTACCGCATTCTGGCGACTGCCGACGTGAACAACAACATCATCGAAAGCAACGAGGGCAACAATAACTTCCAGTCGGTTCAGTTCCGCCTGCGTAAAGCGGCTTGCCCCTAA
- a CDS encoding ABC transporter permease subunit, with the protein MAATQINRDALLRAFVNDIYELDAALPHWGRRRHPIVKRHLGLYWRIMPPQAEPIVRWFLMGSALVLLTIPIPFLFTILLPLVLVSMAVLPGMLVYYGRMLYDLATDTSRQMVGEIENHTLGLLLATPVPRREVLLAKMAGSLWKQSEPFGLLMAFASMTQVPSMFLLYANLYPPAQYDSAAQLLTVGAFAGSLLRVPIEMFMTAALGLYIGTVTRGKGAAAASTIGIVGFYFLLVNVIRVIPMQPFARFVVEAVVPCVTALLTSLFLILMTERELFTD; encoded by the coding sequence GTGGCTGCCACCCAAATCAACCGTGATGCGCTGCTGCGCGCGTTTGTAAACGACATTTACGAGTTGGATGCAGCCCTGCCACATTGGGGTCGGCGCCGGCATCCGATTGTCAAACGCCACCTGGGGCTGTACTGGCGCATCATGCCGCCGCAAGCTGAACCGATCGTGCGCTGGTTCCTGATGGGATCAGCCCTCGTCCTGCTGACCATCCCCATCCCCTTTCTGTTCACGATCCTGCTGCCGCTGGTGCTGGTCTCGATGGCCGTGCTGCCCGGTATGCTGGTCTACTATGGCCGGATGCTGTACGACCTTGCCACCGATACCTCGCGCCAGATGGTGGGTGAGATCGAGAACCATACGCTGGGACTGCTGCTGGCGACCCCTGTTCCGCGCCGAGAAGTGCTGCTGGCCAAGATGGCCGGCTCGTTGTGGAAGCAGAGCGAGCCGTTTGGCCTGTTGATGGCGTTCGCGTCGATGACGCAGGTGCCGTCGATGTTCCTGCTGTACGCGAACCTGTATCCACCCGCGCAGTACGATTCGGCGGCGCAGCTGCTGACGGTCGGCGCGTTCGCCGGGTCACTGCTTCGGGTGCCGATAGAGATGTTCATGACGGCGGCGCTCGGCCTGTATATTGGCACGGTGACGCGCGGCAAGGGCGCGGCGGCGGCGTCTACCATCGGCATCGTCGGCTTCTATTTCCTGCTGGTCAACGTGATCCGGGTGATCCCGATGCAGCCGTTTGCGCGTTTCGTCGTCGAGGCGGTCGTGCCATGCGTCACGGCGCTGCTCACCTCGCTGTTTCTGATCCTGATGACCGAACGCGAACTGTTCACCGACTAA
- the solA gene encoding N-methyl-L-tryptophan oxidase: MTNFDVIVLGAGGMGSAAAYYLAKSGQRVLLLEQFDIDHPNGSSGGNSRIIRYMYDHPYYVELAKAAYPMWRALEDASGEKLMHIIGGLDFGRATDVSLQQTLASAAQHNIPVERMAPADAMKRFPQFHFDDDMVVVYQADYGLLNASACVRTHVRLAQNHGAVVVSQARVSGIDATPSSVTVHTAKGDFRAERLVITAGAWTNRALAPLGLHLPLTVQRVQYCFFRTAHPADYRPDRFPIFLSHLYDEYEHVPYSLPDYDGAGVKFAYHGGQDVPDADSVKRTPDADAPEKLRPFFRGMLPGVAEAEHAATHVCLYTMTPDRHFVIDTHPELRNVVFATPCSGHGFKFSTLIGEILADLSLTGRSRFDLSLFSQARFAAHESPA; this comes from the coding sequence ATGACAAATTTCGACGTGATCGTACTCGGCGCAGGCGGCATGGGCAGCGCGGCAGCGTACTATCTTGCCAAATCCGGCCAGCGTGTCCTGCTGCTGGAGCAATTTGACATCGATCATCCAAACGGGAGCAGCGGCGGGAATTCGCGTATTATCCGCTATATGTACGACCACCCGTACTATGTCGAACTGGCCAAGGCCGCCTATCCGATGTGGCGCGCGCTGGAAGACGCGTCGGGCGAAAAACTGATGCATATCATCGGCGGGCTGGATTTTGGCCGCGCGACCGATGTGTCGCTGCAGCAAACCCTGGCGTCCGCCGCGCAGCACAACATCCCGGTCGAACGGATGGCGCCGGCGGACGCGATGAAGCGGTTTCCGCAGTTTCACTTCGACGACGACATGGTGGTGGTATATCAGGCCGACTACGGACTGCTGAATGCATCGGCGTGCGTCCGGACCCATGTCCGCTTGGCGCAGAACCACGGTGCAGTGGTCGTCAGCCAGGCGCGAGTCAGCGGTATCGACGCGACGCCGTCCTCGGTCACTGTGCATACCGCAAAAGGCGATTTCAGGGCCGAGCGGCTGGTCATAACGGCTGGGGCGTGGACCAACCGGGCGCTGGCGCCGCTGGGCCTGCATCTGCCGCTGACCGTGCAGCGCGTCCAATACTGCTTCTTCCGGACCGCGCATCCGGCCGATTACCGGCCAGACCGCTTCCCGATTTTCCTTTCGCACCTGTATGACGAGTACGAGCACGTGCCGTACAGCCTGCCGGACTACGACGGCGCCGGCGTGAAATTTGCTTATCACGGTGGGCAGGACGTGCCTGACGCGGATTCCGTCAAACGCACGCCGGATGCGGATGCGCCGGAAAAACTGCGGCCATTCTTCCGCGGCATGCTGCCGGGCGTGGCGGAGGCCGAACACGCCGCGACGCACGTCTGCCTGTATACGATGACGCCCGACCGCCACTTTGTGATCGATACTCACCCTGAACTGCGAAACGTGGTCTTCGCGACTCCGTGCAGTGGTCACGGCTTCAAGTTCTCGACTTTGATCGGTGAGATCCTGGCGGATTTGTCGCTCACCGGTCGATCCAGGTTTGACCTTTCGCTCTTTTCACAGGCCCGGTTTGCTGCCCATGAATCTCCTGCTTAA
- a CDS encoding thioredoxin domain-containing protein: MAKEKTPQRAGNTKLTRTEQRQKERLTEQRRRRIIGTVIGVASIVLIAFVVFIASNTPADAPIPETVSRYDSIPQSVTDKGYPRIGSLDGIRVSLFTSFGCTDCDAFHTDVLPDLLTRVEAGDISLTYMPVRAGSVSNFNGATRSALCAARQGKFFQYADALVSWTGLYGTGAFADNRLTTGAVNLGLDKALFDQCRSAAPENAVFEQALADAGGRDATLVPPSVFVNDVAVTNAEGAPSIDIIDINRAIDGAIDFRTGGDSQPTAEPATEAEATLEPTSAAEATSEPTLEPTAAPTEEATSAPTAEPTAQTTDAAGATATP, from the coding sequence ATGGCGAAGGAAAAGACCCCGCAGCGCGCAGGCAATACCAAACTGACGCGTACCGAACAGCGGCAGAAGGAACGTCTAACCGAACAGCGCCGCCGGCGGATCATCGGCACGGTGATCGGCGTGGCTTCGATCGTACTGATCGCGTTCGTGGTATTCATCGCCAGCAATACTCCTGCCGACGCGCCTATCCCGGAAACGGTATCGCGCTACGACAGCATTCCGCAGTCAGTGACCGACAAAGGCTATCCGCGCATCGGCAGCCTGGACGGTATACGCGTGTCGCTGTTTACCTCGTTTGGCTGCACCGACTGCGACGCCTTCCACACGGATGTGCTGCCGGACCTGCTCACTCGGGTTGAAGCCGGCGACATTTCGCTCACCTATATGCCGGTCCGCGCCGGATCGGTGTCGAATTTTAACGGCGCGACCCGCTCGGCGCTGTGCGCGGCCCGTCAGGGCAAGTTCTTCCAGTATGCCGACGCGCTGGTTAGCTGGACGGGGCTGTACGGCACCGGCGCATTTGCCGATAACCGCCTGACGACCGGCGCGGTAAACCTTGGGCTGGATAAGGCGCTGTTTGACCAGTGCCGGAGCGCGGCGCCTGAGAATGCGGTCTTCGAGCAGGCGCTGGCCGATGCAGGCGGTCGCGACGCGACGCTGGTTCCGCCGTCGGTGTTCGTGAACGACGTCGCGGTGACCAATGCCGAAGGCGCTCCTTCTATCGACATCATCGACATCAATAGAGCAATTGACGGCGCGATTGACTTCCGGACAGGGGGCGACAGCCAGCCGACCGCTGAACCAGCGACCGAAGCCGAGGCGACACTAGAGCCGACATCAGCAGCCGAAGCCACCAGTGAGCCGACCCTTGAGCCTACGGCGGCGCCTACTGAAGAAGCGACGTCAGCGCCTACAGCCGAGCCGACGGCACAGACCACAGATGCGGCAGGGGCGACCGCGACGCCTTAA
- the nusB gene encoding transcription antitermination factor NusB, producing MPLPVPDLGELEPGDEVSVEEIPHEPTNHQNSLSRQLALQALYEIDITGHPASTVVQQLMSAYQEMPEMSIVRHMEMLVAGVVNNSAAIDEAVQPFAPEFPVKHLAVVDRNILRIAIFEYALAQLVPMGVAIDEAVSLAKSFGADASPRFVNGVLGNLMEDTDVIARLKAAYVAPQAE from the coding sequence ATGCCGCTGCCCGTCCCGGATCTGGGCGAACTCGAGCCCGGCGATGAAGTCAGCGTTGAGGAAATCCCCCACGAACCGACCAATCATCAGAACAGTCTCTCCCGGCAGCTCGCGCTGCAGGCCCTCTATGAAATCGACATCACCGGCCACCCGGCCAGCACGGTGGTGCAGCAGTTGATGAGCGCATATCAGGAAATGCCGGAGATGTCGATTGTCCGCCACATGGAAATGCTGGTGGCCGGCGTCGTGAATAACAGCGCCGCGATCGACGAAGCCGTACAACCGTTCGCGCCGGAATTTCCGGTAAAGCATCTGGCGGTTGTAGACCGCAATATCCTGCGGATTGCCATCTTCGAATATGCGCTGGCGCAGCTGGTGCCGATGGGCGTGGCGATCGACGAAGCGGTCAGCCTGGCGAAGTCATTCGGGGCGGACGCATCGCCGCGGTTCGTCAACGGCGTTTTGGGAAACCTGATGGAAGACACGGATGTCATCGCGCGCCTGAAGGCGGCTTACGTCGCCCCGCAGGCCGAATAG
- a CDS encoding ThiF family adenylyltransferase — protein sequence MKRRKPVEVVFAADQFEWLHEHLFQPGGDEQAAYAFAAPADGPDRLKLLVNHIVPMVREDFAIQNGGYLHLSQAAARRMAEYTVNSEYSLIEIHSHPFAHERVGFSGIDYNEAKPRFAWFAREMPKSFHHVMLVFGTDSADAMMYDPETSEMVALEGVTVLSHPIKRFVIGKPGKTGRNDPYDTRMTRQVQAFGAAGQARVAQTRVGIVGLGGIGSAVAQQLAYLGVREFILMDADTLEMHNLNRFAGGTLKDANRKRRKIDVVADNIRAIDPAAKVTAFYKTFPTVESAAVLKTADVVFGCVDSHGSRLLLNTFAVQYMLPYIDIGVGIDADADGKLTEAGGQYRVVMPGGFCLECVRAINSTAAANDLLAPEQRKVHQQRGYIPSEDIPAPAVVFLNGALTSLAVAEFLNMLTGYRPAQRLTYYFLHDQTMRTVDVSDRRADCAACIPTGRMAQGDLEPTLGLPGEATPNLSTIPKPSDGRPDPAQQPGG from the coding sequence TTTGAGTGGCTGCACGAGCATCTGTTCCAGCCTGGCGGCGACGAGCAGGCGGCTTATGCGTTTGCCGCGCCAGCAGACGGCCCCGACCGGCTGAAGCTGCTGGTAAACCACATCGTGCCGATGGTGCGGGAAGACTTCGCCATTCAGAACGGCGGTTACCTGCATCTCTCGCAGGCGGCGGCGCGCCGGATGGCGGAGTATACGGTCAATTCCGAGTACAGCCTGATCGAGATCCACTCACACCCGTTCGCCCATGAGCGAGTCGGTTTCAGCGGGATCGACTACAACGAAGCCAAGCCCCGCTTCGCCTGGTTCGCTCGGGAAATGCCTAAGAGTTTCCACCATGTGATGCTGGTATTTGGCACCGATAGCGCGGACGCGATGATGTACGACCCTGAGACAAGCGAGATGGTCGCGCTGGAAGGTGTCACGGTTCTGAGCCATCCGATCAAACGCTTTGTCATCGGCAAGCCGGGCAAGACCGGCCGGAACGACCCGTACGATACGCGGATGACACGCCAGGTACAGGCGTTTGGCGCGGCGGGGCAGGCGCGGGTTGCCCAGACACGGGTCGGCATTGTCGGCCTGGGCGGGATCGGGAGCGCCGTCGCGCAGCAGTTGGCCTACCTGGGGGTGCGCGAGTTCATCCTGATGGACGCCGATACGCTGGAGATGCACAACCTGAACCGGTTTGCCGGCGGGACCCTCAAGGATGCCAACCGGAAACGGCGCAAGATCGACGTGGTTGCCGACAATATCCGGGCAATCGACCCGGCCGCCAAGGTGACGGCCTTCTATAAGACCTTCCCGACAGTCGAGTCGGCGGCGGTGCTGAAAACGGCCGATGTCGTGTTTGGGTGCGTCGACTCGCACGGGAGCCGGCTGCTGCTCAACACCTTCGCCGTCCAGTACATGCTGCCGTATATCGACATCGGTGTCGGGATCGATGCGGATGCCGACGGCAAGCTGACCGAAGCAGGGGGACAATACCGGGTGGTGATGCCCGGCGGCTTCTGCCTGGAGTGTGTGCGGGCGATCAATTCGACGGCGGCCGCCAACGACCTGCTGGCGCCGGAGCAGCGCAAAGTTCACCAGCAGCGCGGCTATATCCCATCGGAAGACATCCCGGCCCCGGCGGTCGTGTTCCTGAACGGCGCGCTTACCTCGCTGGCGGTGGCGGAATTCCTGAATATGCTGACCGGCTACCGGCCTGCACAGCGGCTGACTTACTATTTCCTGCACGACCAGACGATGCGGACAGTCGATGTCAGTGACCGCCGCGCGGACTGTGCCGCATGTATCCCGACCGGGCGGATGGCTCAGGGCGACCTGGAGCCGACGCTTGGCCTGCCGGGAGAAGCGACGCCCAACCTGTCCACGATACCAAAGCCGAGCGATGGCCGACCCGATCCCGCGCAACAGCCGGGCGGATGA